From a single Drosophila sulfurigaster albostrigata strain 15112-1811.04 chromosome 3, ASM2355843v2, whole genome shotgun sequence genomic region:
- the LOC133841838 gene encoding distal membrane-arm assembly complex protein 2, giving the protein MLLAGQLRRLQPTAVVLRRFAATLPNNTSEAEVSATVKRIREELSQDKQQLRWRTPIGDRPQDWNSKLKLFSNSEQTSDFIVMMQRPIDLSPKTVKQWWHKRQETIERHMQQFIPERHKILGPELAAAHFILYRGGAAKFLNDPKWHRASAEGEFSLPNKYDTSFKLEALRCDNMQLYYEGLENLRCLEHLKFLSLHNIKTIDDWCLDRVSGSEFPRLEVLDISGTNITYNGLACLYRLSQLKLLILDDPKQSLEMELSAAMLEAALPALKIVAANTIHSTE; this is encoded by the coding sequence atgttattaGCGGGTCAACTACGCCGCTTACAACCAACTGCGGTTGTCTTGCGTCGATTTGCAGCAACATTGCCCAATAACACATCGGAGGCCGAAGTTAGTGCGACTGTAAAGCGAATTCGCGAGGAATTGTCACAggataaacaacaattaaggTGGCGAACACCAATCGGCGATCGTCCTCAAGATTGGAATAGTAAGTTGAAATTGTTCTCGAATTCGGAACAAACATCCGATTTTATTGTGATGATGCAACGACCCATTGATCTAAGTCCAAAGACCGTAAAGCAATGGTGGCATAAACGACAGGAAACCATTGAACGGCACATGCAACAGTTTATACCCGAACGTCATAAGATTCTAGGCCCCGAGCTCGCAGCAGCCCACTTCATATTGTATCGCGGTGGCGCTGCCAAATTCCTCAACGACCCCAAATGGCATCGTGCTTCGGCTGAGGGTGAATTCAGTTTACCCAACAAATACGATACCAGTTTCAAATTGGAAGCCTTGCGCTGCGACAACATGCAATTGTACTACGAAGGTCTGGAGAACTTGCGCTGCTTGGAACATCTAAAGTTCTTGTCACTGCACAACATTAAAACCATCGACGATTGGTGCTTGGATCGGGTTTCGGGCAGCGAATTTCCGCGTCTGGAGGTACTTGATATTTCTGGCACCAATATCACCTACAATGGTTTGGCGTGTCTTTATCGACTTTCGCAGCTTAAGCTGCTGATCCTTGATGATCCCAAGCAGTCGCTGGAAATGGAATTGTCTGCTGCCATGCTGGAGGCCGCGTTGCCTGCTCTTAAAATCGTTGCAGCCAACACAATACATAGCACAGAATAA
- the LOC133841846 gene encoding LOW QUALITY PROTEIN: coiled-coil-helix-coiled-coil-helix domain-containing protein 7 (The sequence of the model RefSeq protein was modified relative to this genomic sequence to represent the inferred CDS: deleted 1 base in 1 codon) translates to MPRNSNAERDNPCLKEQELSYKCLNKNNFDREKCEVYFVNYNNCKEFWNKVRSDRRAKGIVPYLPPVEERAALKAEYMKSKPAQH, encoded by the exons ATGCCACGAAACAGCAATGCCGAACGCGATAATCCCTGTTTAAAG GAACAAGAACTGTCATACAAATGcctaaac aaaaacaatttcgaCCGGGAAAAGTGTGAAGTTTACTTTGTCAACTACAACAATTGCAAAGAATTTTGG AATAAAGTACGCAGTGATCGTCGCGCTAAGGGAATTGTTCCTTATTTACCGCCAGTGGAGGAGCGTGCAGCTCTCAAAGCCGAATATATGAAAAGCAAACCAGCCCAACATTAA